The Candidatus Eremiobacteraceae bacterium genome has a segment encoding these proteins:
- a CDS encoding PhzF family phenazine biosynthesis protein produces the protein MRLPLYHLGAFSAKAFGGNPAAVCPLPSWIDDGLMQSIAAENNLAETAFFAPAPDGYHIRWFTPTAEVDLCGHASLASAHVIFEHLKRDAQSVTFDSRSGPLRVDRRDDSLVLDFPSLAPAPRAALPALAAALGATPLETLQAKSLLAVFASEHDVRALSPDFEAMLKLKAFGVIATAPGTDVDFVSRFFAPKVGVNEDPATGSAHCTLTPYWAARLGKNPLHARQVSERGGELWCELAGDRVRIAGHVTPYLAGAIDV, from the coding sequence ATGCGCCTACCTCTCTATCATCTTGGCGCATTTTCGGCGAAGGCATTCGGCGGCAATCCAGCCGCCGTCTGCCCGCTGCCGTCGTGGATCGACGACGGCTTGATGCAGTCCATCGCTGCGGAGAACAATCTGGCCGAAACGGCGTTCTTCGCGCCGGCGCCCGACGGCTACCATATACGTTGGTTCACGCCGACGGCTGAGGTCGACCTGTGCGGTCACGCCAGCCTAGCGTCGGCGCACGTCATCTTTGAACATCTCAAACGCGATGCGCAGTCAGTCACGTTCGACTCGAGGAGCGGACCATTGCGCGTCGACCGTCGCGACGACTCGCTTGTGCTCGACTTCCCCTCGCTCGCGCCTGCGCCGCGTGCCGCGCTGCCGGCGCTGGCTGCAGCCCTCGGCGCCACACCGCTCGAGACGCTCCAAGCAAAGTCGTTGCTCGCAGTATTCGCCTCCGAGCACGACGTTCGCGCGCTGAGCCCCGATTTCGAAGCGATGCTGAAACTCAAAGCGTTCGGCGTCATCGCCACGGCGCCGGGAACCGATGTCGATTTCGTCTCCCGCTTCTTCGCACCTAAGGTCGGCGTCAATGAAGATCCGGCGACCGGTTCCGCACACTGCACGTTGACCCCGTACTGGGCCGCGAGGCTTGGCAAGAACCCGCTGCACGCGCGTCAAGTTTCCGAGCGCGGCGGCGAATTGTGGTGCGAACTCGCAGGCGACCGGGTGCGGATCGCGGGGCACGTCACGCCGTATCTCGCAGGCGCCATCGACGTATGA
- a CDS encoding GNAT family N-acetyltransferase: MTAPVIRRAIPADGPIVRGFVFQALLEFGLEVDRDGHDLDVMSFGESKEGVLEFVAELDGRPVGSVIVTPRDDGSANLSKYYVDSACRGRGIGRPLLEFAVNAARAAGLRRLELDTRPVFHAAIHLYEAMGWTSTPPPATAGRCELYYTLDL, from the coding sequence ATGACGGCGCCCGTCATCAGGCGGGCGATTCCAGCCGACGGCCCCATCGTTCGTGGTTTCGTTTTCCAGGCGTTGCTCGAGTTCGGCCTCGAAGTAGATCGCGACGGCCACGACCTCGATGTGATGAGCTTTGGCGAATCGAAAGAAGGCGTGCTCGAGTTCGTCGCAGAGCTCGACGGCCGCCCGGTCGGGTCGGTGATCGTCACGCCGCGCGATGACGGATCGGCGAATCTTTCGAAATACTATGTCGATTCTGCATGCCGCGGCCGCGGCATCGGCCGTCCGCTTCTCGAGTTCGCTGTGAACGCGGCGCGCGCGGCGGGTCTGCGGAGGCTGGAACTCGACACACGCCCTGTCTTTCACGCTGCCATCCATCTATACGAAGCGATGGGATGGACGTCGACGCCGCCGCCTGCGACGGCCGGGCGGTGCGAGCTGTATTACACGCTGGATCTGTAG